From Anopheles funestus chromosome 3RL, idAnoFuneDA-416_04, whole genome shotgun sequence, a single genomic window includes:
- the LOC125772054 gene encoding uncharacterized protein LOC125772054 has translation MMRVKYRALLLLALYACAYAIDDAPLKQQQRTAKLIRNYPDYAPITQRVQSLESPMYNFIDPYGPGTYAFGYEIEDPKSGNVQFRDEEKLNNGTVRGSYGYMQPDGSVIITSFVADEDGYRAKTEIKRANGQTVASFPAPAPSGPGSQDRYFPAYDHQASTINPAVAAALQQQQHINLNPTYNPMLDPGVIDPQYAAAILGHIRDQQYSPGQGLVQYPYGIPNAPFAPPPPHLHQHHPQHHPQHPSQNVPLYDAPPNVFSNFIGQLPANLNPYNLYQNLQSSFPQVLPQQYPLDQLANSIQGNFQQQGPGSGFGNFFNGAQNSFQQLVPQGFGNWIGQNRVPITIPGQQQFVPGGYGFQQQVPHQQILSSNRPTNVLGDMPITGPSSMGSMMMNGQYVPTTRRRKLTGTTKKRNKIKTRDGMDWFDDFLENRKRQVVYGVGTATTPETVTEMTLKDVPDSE, from the exons GCGCTACTGCTGCTAGCGTTATACGCCTGCGCTTATGCAATTGATGATGCACCgctcaaacaacaacagcgaacAGCAAAGCTGATACGCAACTATCCTGACTACGCACCGATCACGCAACGCGTTCAATCGTTGGAAAGTCCAATGTACAACTTTATTGATCCTTATG GTCCTGGAACATATGCATTTGGGTATGAAATTGAGGACCCAAAGAGTGGCAATGTGCAGTTCCGTGATGAAGAGAAGCTGAACAACGGTACCGTACGTGGTTCGTACGGCTATATGCAACCGGATGGATCGGTAATCATTACCAGCTTTGTTGCAGATGAAGATGGCTACAGGGCAAAAACGGAAATAAAGCGAGCCAACGGACAAACGGTAGCATCCTTCCCGGCGCCTGCTCCTTCCGGACCTGGTTCACAGGATCGCTACTTTCCTGCGTACGATCATCAAGCAAGCACCATTAACCCGGCAGTGGCAGCCGcactgcagcaacagcagcatatCAATCTGAATCCCACGTACAATCCCATGCTCGATCCGGGCGTTATCGATCCTCAGTACGCAGCGGCAATACTGGGACATATACGCGATCAGCAGTATAGCCCAGGGCAAGGTTTAGTACAATATCCGTACGGCATTCCTAATGCACCGTTCGCACCACCTCCTCCTCATCTACACCAGCACCATCCTCAGCATCACCCTCAACACCCATCGCAGAATGTTCCACTGTACGATGCACCGCCGAATGTGTTCTCCAACTTTATCGGCCAGCTGCCGGCAAATCTGAACCCGTACAATCTGTACCAAAATCTGCAGTCCTCCTTTCCCCAGGTTCTACCACAGCAGTATCCCCTCGACCAGCTAGCCAATAGCATTCAGGGTAACTTCCAACAGCAAGGACCGGGATCCGGATTTGGGAACTTCTTCAACGGGGCTCAGAACTCTTTTCAACAGCTAGTGCCACAGGGATTCGGTAACTGGATTGGACAAAATCGTGTACCGATAACCATTCCTGGCCAGCAACAATTCGTACCTGGTGGATATGGCTTTCAGCAACAGGTCCCACATCAGCAGATCCTGTCATCAAACAGACCAACGAATGTGTTGGGCGATATGCCTATTACCGGACCCAGTTCGATGggatcgatgatgatgaatggaCAGTACGTGCCAACGACGAGACGCCGAAAGCTAACCGGTACGACGAAGAAACGCAACAAGATAAAAACCCGCGACGGGATGGATTGGTTT